From Brevundimonas vesicularis:
CGGACGGCTCCAGCCGCCGCGCCATCGGCACGAGCCGCCAGACCAGCCGCGCGGCCAGCCGCATTGAATCCAGGCCATTGGCGACCCGGCGTTCGACGCCGGGCCGCAGCACCTTGACCGCGACGGCCCGCCCATCAGCCAGGGTCGCGCGGTGCGCCTGGGCCAGGGAGGCCGCGGCGACCGGCGGGCTGAGGTCGATGAACAGACTTTCGGCCGGACGACCCAGCGACTTCTCGATCTCGCGCCGCGCCTCTTCCAAAGAGAAGGGCGGCAGGGCGTCCTTCAACCGGCCAAGGTCGCGCGCGAATTCCAGCCCGAAGATGTCGGCGCGCGTGGCCAGGACCTGGCCCAGTTTAATCGCCACAGGGCCCAGATGTTCGAACGCCTTGCCCAGCCTTTGGCCCGGCCGGCCCTGTCGCCCAGCGCGACCTGAGAACAGCTGCACGAACCGGGCGAACGGCCGCGTCCAGGCCGGCAGCAGATGGGTCACCTCGCGCGGGATCAGCGCGTCATGACGCGCCAGGACCCACAGCCAGCCCAGCAGGCGCAGGAAGGACGCAACCGGGTTCTGGACCGCGACCGTCGCGGGCGGCGGCGGGGCCGTGCGATAGATCCGGCTGGTCAGATCGCCCACCCATGATGGATGGCGGCGATCCCGCCCGACAGGTTGGTCACGGATACGCGGCGGAAACCGGCGTCCTCGATCATGCCCTTGAACGTGTTCTGATCGGGGAAGCGGCGGATGCTCTCGACCAGATACTGATAGCTGTCGCGATCCTTGGCGACCCAGCCGCCGATGCGCGGAATGGCGTGGAAGGACCAGGCGTCATAGACCTTGCGGATCGGCGTGGTGGTGGGGCGCGAGAACTCCAGGCACAGGAACCGACCGCCCGGCTTCAGCACCCGGCGCGCCTCGGCCAGGGCCTTGTCGATATGGGCCACGTTGCGGATGCCGAAACTGATCGAATAGGCGTCGACCGAGGCGTCCGGCAGCGGCAGGTTCATCGCGTCGCCGACGCTCCACTGCATCTCCGGTTCGCCGCCTTTTTGGACGCCCGCCAGGATCATCTCGGCGTTGTAGTCCAGCACGATGACATTGGCGTCCTCGCCGCCGCGCCGCTCCTGCGCCGCGCGCGCCATCCTAGAATAGCGACGCGCCATGTCGCCGGTGCCGCCCGCAACGTCCAGAATGGTCTCGCCGGGACGCGGGTTCAGCTTGGCGGCGGCGATGTCCTTCCAGATGCGGTGGACGCCCACGCTCATCAGGTCGTTCATCACATCGTAGTTGGAGGCGACGGAATCGAAAACCCCGCGCACCATCTTCACCTTCTCGCGCGCATCCACGTCGCGAAAGCCGAAGGAAGAACGATCACCCGACGAATGCGGGCCGTGGGGGGAGGCGTCGGTCATAGTCGTCGTCTAGCGCGTCGCAGCGCCCCCGTCATCCGATGAGACACTCGATCAGGCCGCTTCGGGCTGCGGCAGTTTCAAATCCTTCATCACGTCGCGCATCAGGCCGTAACAGCCGCACGACGCCGCCTCCAGGCCGTCGCGATCCAGCACCTTGACCCAGCCGCGCCCACGCTGGATCAGCGACTTGCGCTCCAGCACCGTGCCGACCTCCGACACAGTGGCGCGACGCACGCCCAGCATGAGGGCGATATCGGCTTGCGTCAGATCGATCCGGTCATCCTCGGCCCGGTCGTGAAGCATCAACAGCCAGCGGGCCAACCGTTCGTCCAGCCGATGCTGGGCGTTGCAGGCGGCCGCCTGTTGGACCTGCGCCATCAAGCCTTCGGTGAAGCGCGACAGGGCCGAGCGCAGCGTCTCGCTTTTTTGCAAGGCCTCGCCGAACATCTCGGCCGAGCAGTGGGCCGCAACGCCATCGCGTTGTGAAATGGCCCGACTGGCGGCGCGGGCGTTGAAGGGTCCGCAGGTGACCCCGATCAGGCCTTCGCGCCCGATGGCGGCGGTCTCTACCATCTTGTCATCAGGCAGGATGGTCATCAGCGACACCACGCCCTTGATCGGAAACCACACCTGATCGACCGCCTCGCCTGCGTCATAGAGCATCTGGCCGCGTGTGATCTCGCGCTCGTTCAGATGAGGTTCGATCCGCTTCCGGTCGGCCGGGTCCAGAGCGGCGATCCAGAGATTTTCCATCCTAACCCCGCTGA
This genomic window contains:
- a CDS encoding class I SAM-dependent methyltransferase; protein product: MTDASPHGPHSSGDRSSFGFRDVDAREKVKMVRGVFDSVASNYDVMNDLMSVGVHRIWKDIAAAKLNPRPGETILDVAGGTGDMARRYSRMARAAQERRGGEDANVIVLDYNAEMILAGVQKGGEPEMQWSVGDAMNLPLPDASVDAYSISFGIRNVAHIDKALAEARRVLKPGGRFLCLEFSRPTTTPIRKVYDAWSFHAIPRIGGWVAKDRDSYQYLVESIRRFPDQNTFKGMIEDAGFRRVSVTNLSGGIAAIHHGWAI
- a CDS encoding Crp/Fnr family transcriptional regulator produces the protein MENLWIAALDPADRKRIEPHLNEREITRGQMLYDAGEAVDQVWFPIKGVVSLMTILPDDKMVETAAIGREGLIGVTCGPFNARAASRAISQRDGVAAHCSAEMFGEALQKSETLRSALSRFTEGLMAQVQQAAACNAQHRLDERLARWLLMLHDRAEDDRIDLTQADIALMLGVRRATVSEVGTVLERKSLIQRGRGWVKVLDRDGLEAASCGCYGLMRDVMKDLKLPQPEAA